From the Candidatus Aegiribacteria sp. genome, the window GTAGTTTCAAGATTCCAGCGGCCTCCAGCCACGCTGAATCCGGTTTCGCAAAGAGCCGGATTCGACAGTATGGATCCCGAACCGGAACCTATTGCGCTCCCTGCGGGTCCGAGCATTGTCATCGATGGAAACCCCGGAGATGACAGAACCAGAAGATCAGCTGTACCCGACCCGCCTGCGAAAACAAGAGAAACCGCTATCAGCGGGATACAGCGAAGTATTCGGTACATGCCTCACCTCCCGAAGTTCTGAAGACAACAGCGTAAAGACCAGGAGAGGCCATTCCATCACCGGTTGAAAGATCCCATGTATAAGAACCGGACGAAGCGTTTACATCAAGGATCTTCTCTCCATTTAGATTGAAGACCATTATCGAGGAAGACTGTCCCTCAGTCGCGTCCCACGTGAAAGTAACCACCGAGGTGGCAGGGCTTGGATATACGGCGAATTCATCTATGGAGGCAGGACCTTCTCCAGTGGGCGGCATGGAGTTGTAATAAACTCCCTGTCCATCGGAGGATATATAGAACGTACCGTCAAGATCGGTTCTGTAGATGGTTATATCTCTGCCGTTCAGTCTGTTTATAACTTCCGTGTGAGGATGACCGTAAGGATTTCCAGAACCAACACAGATGGCGGCAATCGAAGGATTAATCTTAACCAGCCATTGCGTGCAGGTAGATGTGAATGATCCATGATGTCCTACTTTCAGCACATTTGCTGATATGTCCTCAATCTCTCCTGTTGAGAGCGCTCCCAGAATAACGTCCTCTCCGCCGTCCGTCTCGAGATCACCGGTAAAAATGAATGATACTTCATCGTATGTAAGCCGGATGGTTATTGAAGAGTTGTTCATATTGGATGGAGACAATGGATCAACGGGATGAAGCACCTCAACCGTCAGTTCGGGACCCCAGTTCAGGAAATCCCCTCTGCGGGGAGTAACGAATTCAGAGCCGTTGTTCTCGATCGCTTCAAGATAGGTTTCGTAAGTCCAGCTGCCTCCGTACGGCCAGCCTGAATCGTATGCTGTCACTACCGGAAGAGTATTATAAACAGATACAAGTCCGCCAATATGATCCGAATGGGGATGTGTACCGATAACACCATCCAGATATGTAACGCCGAGACTGTCCAGAAGAGGCAATACCCTCTCCGCTCCGCAGTCCCACACAGGAGGATAGTTGCGCATGTCACCCGCATCGATCACATAATGCCTGCCGCCGGGTGTACATACAACCATAGCGTCACCGGAATACTCATCGAATGAGGGATCTATGAAAAATACAACAAGAGGGTCAGCCGAAAAGGCGCAGTGAACCAAAAGAACAGGTAACAGAACAAAAACTGTTTTCAAGTAATCTCTTTCAGCTTACTGAACGAATGCTTTTATGAATGCCCAGCTGTTCTGCACAAACGAATTCTCGTATACACTGTTCAGTGAACCAGGTGAGCCGAAATCACCATTCCCGAAAGCTATTGTGGATACGTCCCATGTTGAAGGCGTGCTGGAAATCCACCCTGGGTT encodes:
- a CDS encoding MBL fold metallo-hydrolase, yielding MKTVFVLLPVLLVHCAFSADPLVVFFIDPSFDEYSGDAMVVCTPGGRHYVIDAGDMRNYPPVWDCGAERVLPLLDSLGVTYLDGVIGTHPHSDHIGGLVSVYNTLPVVTAYDSGWPYGGSWTYETYLEAIENNGSEFVTPRRGDFLNWGPELTVEVLHPVDPLSPSNMNNSSITIRLTYDEVSFIFTGDLETDGGEDVILGALSTGEIEDISANVLKVGHHGSFTSTCTQWLVKINPSIAAICVGSGNPYGHPHTEVINRLNGRDITIYRTDLDGTFYISSDGQGVYYNSMPPTGEGPASIDEFAVYPSPATSVVTFTWDATEGQSSSIMVFNLNGEKILDVNASSGSYTWDLSTGDGMASPGLYAVVFRTSGGEACTEYFAVSR